In one Sporomusa sphaeroides DSM 2875 genomic region, the following are encoded:
- a CDS encoding metal-sensing transcriptional repressor has product MEKHTHSHQKQVVNRLARIEGHIRGIKEMVLAERDCPEVLLQIAAVRKALDNTAKIILKDHLEDCLIHAVNEGEQEKFLADLQEALDRYIR; this is encoded by the coding sequence ATGGAAAAACATACACATTCTCATCAAAAACAGGTTGTGAACCGGCTGGCTAGAATTGAGGGGCATATTAGAGGGATTAAAGAAATGGTTCTGGCAGAACGGGATTGTCCTGAAGTATTATTACAAATTGCTGCTGTCAGAAAAGCGCTTGATAATACGGCTAAAATTATTTTAAAAGATCATCTGGAGGATTGCCTGATCCATGCCGTTAATGAGGGCGAACAGGAAAAATTCCTGGCCGATTTACAGGAAGCACTGGATCGTTACATCCGGTGA
- a CDS encoding MATE family efflux transporter, with amino-acid sequence MHDGVSGTNRKQKVKVVLALAVPTVIENFLLTIVGFVDTFFVAQIGLHEVAAVGMTNAIVAIYIAVFLAMGIGTSSLIARCMGAGEVDKAKAIARQSTWIAVAIGLVFGLITFLFAEPLLRYMGTEPDVLAAGVVYFQIVAIPSVFLSLMTVFGNILRSAGDTKTPMKVGVWVNLIHIGLDYILIFGLGGWDGWGITGAAWATTIVRVIGAAALYVYLQKSAVSFPLFQGASSEFTLPLLKLSGPAVIERLIMRLGQLFYAGLIVRIGTDVYTSFLLAGNISYFSFMPGYGLAVAATTLVGNHVGANRKKDAYHYGKVIMWIAVIFMGFIGVLYFAFSSIAGSWFTADKNVIEMVAIGLRIDAFAQPFIAVSLVIAGALQGAGDTKSPMYSTIIGIWVIRVAGIYVLCLYLDMGIAGVWLVNAVDYALRSVFLLYRFRRIMQVSANH; translated from the coding sequence ATGCATGACGGCGTTTCTGGCACAAATCGAAAGCAAAAAGTAAAAGTTGTATTGGCGCTTGCCGTGCCTACTGTCATCGAAAACTTTTTGCTGACCATTGTCGGCTTTGTCGATACCTTTTTTGTAGCGCAAATCGGTTTGCATGAAGTTGCGGCCGTCGGCATGACTAATGCTATTGTAGCAATTTATATTGCTGTATTTCTGGCAATGGGAATTGGCACGTCTTCGCTGATTGCCAGGTGCATGGGGGCTGGGGAAGTAGATAAAGCCAAGGCAATAGCACGGCAGTCAACCTGGATTGCCGTGGCTATCGGACTTGTTTTTGGGTTAATTACCTTCCTTTTTGCTGAACCTTTGCTGCGTTACATGGGCACTGAGCCTGATGTTTTAGCTGCAGGGGTCGTTTATTTTCAGATCGTAGCCATTCCGTCTGTTTTCCTTTCGCTCATGACGGTTTTCGGAAATATCCTGCGAAGTGCCGGTGATACTAAAACTCCCATGAAGGTGGGTGTATGGGTAAACCTGATTCATATTGGCCTGGACTATATATTGATTTTTGGCCTGGGAGGCTGGGACGGCTGGGGAATTACCGGAGCTGCCTGGGCAACAACCATTGTTCGGGTAATCGGAGCGGCGGCGTTATACGTCTATCTCCAAAAATCAGCGGTATCCTTTCCCTTGTTCCAAGGAGCATCCAGTGAATTTACCCTTCCTTTGCTGAAGCTTTCCGGCCCGGCGGTTATTGAGCGTCTAATCATGCGTCTGGGGCAATTGTTTTATGCAGGCTTGATTGTGCGGATTGGCACAGATGTTTATACCTCCTTTTTGCTGGCAGGAAATATTTCATACTTTTCATTTATGCCAGGTTATGGCTTGGCGGTCGCCGCCACAACGCTTGTGGGCAATCACGTAGGAGCAAACCGCAAAAAGGATGCTTACCATTATGGGAAGGTAATCATGTGGATTGCCGTTATTTTCATGGGTTTTATCGGCGTGTTGTATTTTGCTTTTTCATCTATCGCCGGTTCCTGGTTTACAGCAGATAAAAATGTAATTGAAATGGTGGCTATTGGACTTCGGATTGATGCGTTTGCCCAACCTTTTATAGCAGTCAGTTTGGTTATTGCCGGTGCGCTGCAAGGTGCCGGTGACACGAAAAGTCCGATGTACAGCACCATCATAGGTATATGGGTAATTCGCGTTGCTGGCATTTATGTGCTATGTTTGTATCTGGATATGGGCATTGCGGGAGTATGGCTGGTCAATGCTGTCGATTATGCCCTTCGTTCCGTCTTTTTGCTCTACAGGTTTAGAAGAATCATGCAAGTGTCCGCTAATCATTGA
- the nikA gene encoding nickel ABC transporter substrate-binding protein — MSQKTWKLLGLIMTFLMMTLLGGCSAGDKAAGEKKELVFANFRDIRDLNPHLYSGEMWAQNMLYESLVMNTETGVAPWLAEKWDISADGKVYDFHLRKDVSFSDGEKFNAQAAKLNIDAILDNRDRHTWLEMVRLIDRVEVVDEYTLRFVLKSPYYPMLTELAVTRPFRFISPKSMKDGQTKNGVTAYVGTGPWVLTEHKTDQYAVFTVNPRYWGAKPKIEKVTMKVIPDNQTRVLALQKGEIDLIFGKNMIDADSFTQLGKDNKFEAVMSQPSSTRMLLMNTTSGPLQDLRVRQALEHSINKQGISANIFNGSESVADTLLAKTVPYCNIDLKPFAYDVSQAEHLLEEAGWQKTAGQKYRQKDGQALLIKTHYNSNSALEKTISEYIQSELAKVGVNLEIVGEEEQAYRDRQKAGNFDIIFNISWGTPYDPQSSLAGMKLPVYGDYYAQQGLKDKKALDQAITDVLISTDETKRQNLYTYILTTLHDEAVYIPLTYERNRAVYTKNLKGVTFNPSQYDIPFEKMYFGQ; from the coding sequence ATGTCGCAAAAAACGTGGAAGCTTTTAGGACTGATAATGACATTCTTGATGATGACACTGCTCGGAGGTTGTTCCGCCGGTGACAAAGCTGCCGGAGAAAAAAAAGAACTGGTCTTTGCCAACTTCCGGGACATCCGGGACTTGAATCCTCACTTGTATAGCGGGGAAATGTGGGCGCAGAATATGCTGTATGAATCGCTGGTGATGAATACCGAGACAGGAGTGGCTCCCTGGCTGGCGGAGAAATGGGATATTTCTGCCGATGGAAAGGTTTACGACTTTCATTTGCGTAAAGATGTCAGCTTTTCTGATGGAGAAAAGTTTAATGCCCAGGCTGCCAAACTGAATATTGATGCCATTCTGGACAACCGGGACCGCCACACCTGGCTGGAGATGGTCCGGCTAATTGACCGGGTGGAAGTGGTGGATGAATACACATTGCGGTTTGTGCTGAAAAGCCCTTACTACCCTATGCTGACTGAATTAGCGGTAACACGGCCTTTCCGGTTTATTTCGCCGAAATCAATGAAAGACGGGCAGACGAAAAATGGTGTCACCGCTTATGTGGGAACAGGCCCGTGGGTGCTGACCGAGCATAAAACAGATCAATATGCAGTCTTTACGGTGAATCCCCGGTACTGGGGCGCAAAACCAAAAATTGAAAAAGTCACTATGAAAGTTATTCCTGACAATCAAACCAGGGTATTGGCGCTGCAAAAGGGTGAAATCGATTTGATTTTCGGGAAAAATATGATTGATGCCGACTCGTTTACCCAGTTAGGTAAAGATAACAAGTTTGAAGCGGTGATGTCCCAGCCGTCTTCCACCCGGATGCTGCTGATGAATACCACCAGCGGTCCGTTGCAAGACCTGCGGGTTCGTCAGGCTCTGGAGCACAGTATCAATAAGCAAGGAATTTCCGCAAATATTTTTAACGGCAGTGAAAGTGTTGCCGATACGCTGCTGGCTAAAACGGTGCCTTATTGCAATATTGATTTAAAACCCTTTGCCTATGATGTAAGTCAAGCCGAGCACTTGCTGGAAGAAGCCGGCTGGCAAAAGACCGCAGGACAGAAATATCGCCAAAAAGACGGTCAGGCCTTGCTGATTAAGACCCATTACAACAGCAACAGCGCCCTGGAAAAAACCATTTCCGAGTATATCCAAAGTGAACTGGCAAAGGTTGGTGTTAATCTGGAGATTGTCGGGGAAGAGGAGCAAGCTTACCGGGACCGGCAAAAGGCTGGTAATTTTGACATCATCTTCAATATTTCCTGGGGTACGCCTTATGATCCCCAATCGTCGCTGGCAGGCATGAAACTGCCGGTGTATGGCGATTATTATGCGCAGCAGGGGCTTAAGGATAAAAAGGCTCTGGATCAGGCCATTACCGATGTACTTATTTCAACAGATGAGACGAAACGCCAGAATCTGTATACTTATATCCTTACAACTTTACATGATGAAGCCGTCTATATACCGCTGACATATGAGCGCAACCGGGCGGTTTACACTAAAAATCTCAAAGGCGTCACCTTCAACCCCTCCCAGTATGATATCCCCTTTGAAAAAATGTATTTCGGCCAGTAA
- the opp1B gene encoding nickel/cobalt ABC transporter permease, which translates to MRNYLIKRCLALIPLLLAVSFLSFALIAMVPADPAEVALRVNEIVPTPEAVEALREELGLNKPFLIRYGDWLWKALHLDFGKSYINDRLVLDEILRCLPATLELAAAALVLVVAVSLPVGILGALFANRAFDRILRVLVFIGTAMPGYWVGLLLIWFFSIKLNLLPTSGSGSFSHLILPAAALSLTYISTYVRLIRSNMLENMRENYVLYGRVRGLSEKRILLAHVLKNSLQTSITAIGMSIPQLLAGTVIIENIFAWPGIGRLCISAIFNRDYPVIQLYILLMAVLFILCNLIVDIIHHSLDPRLREGR; encoded by the coding sequence TTGCGCAATTACCTGATAAAAAGATGTCTGGCGCTGATTCCGCTGCTGTTGGCTGTGTCGTTTTTATCTTTTGCCCTGATTGCCATGGTGCCGGCAGACCCGGCCGAGGTGGCGCTGCGGGTCAACGAAATAGTGCCTACCCCGGAAGCAGTAGAGGCGCTACGGGAAGAGTTAGGTCTTAATAAGCCATTCTTAATCCGGTATGGCGACTGGCTGTGGAAAGCCTTGCATCTGGATTTTGGCAAGTCTTATATCAATGACCGTCTGGTGCTTGATGAGATTTTGCGGTGTTTGCCGGCGACGCTGGAATTAGCGGCAGCCGCACTGGTGTTAGTGGTCGCGGTTAGTCTGCCGGTAGGTATTTTGGGAGCTCTGTTTGCCAACCGGGCTTTTGACCGGATCTTGCGGGTATTGGTTTTTATTGGTACGGCCATGCCGGGGTATTGGGTGGGGCTGTTATTGATCTGGTTTTTTTCAATCAAGCTGAATCTTCTGCCGACCAGCGGCAGCGGTAGTTTTAGTCACCTGATTCTGCCGGCGGCGGCTCTTTCACTGACATATATTTCTACCTATGTCCGGCTGATTCGCAGCAATATGCTGGAAAACATGCGAGAAAACTATGTTCTTTATGGACGGGTACGGGGCCTTAGCGAAAAACGGATTCTTTTGGCTCATGTCTTGAAAAACTCTCTTCAGACCAGTATCACCGCTATTGGCATGAGTATTCCCCAGCTGTTGGCCGGGACAGTCATTATTGAAAATATTTTTGCCTGGCCGGGCATCGGCCGGCTTTGTATTTCCGCAATCTTTAACCGGGATTATCCGGTTATTCAGCTGTATATCCTGTTGATGGCAGTGCTTTTTATACTTTGCAATCTGATTGTCGATATTATTCATCACAGTCTGGACCCGCGGTTAAGGGAGGGAAGATAA
- the opp1C gene encoding nickel/cobalt ABC transporter permease, protein MRELCNRLFRDYLAMGSLGVIGLTLLAGLFAPWLALHDPNQVDVLHKYAGVSSQYPLGADQLGRCIYSRLLYGIRTTVFLSLLTMAATITVGVFFGLLAGSFRGWVDEGLMRFADVMLSFPSQVMILAIVGMLGVGIGNVILANIIVKWAWYTRMVRSTVLKYSQKNYILFSRATGSGKSFILFKHLLPNVAPEIIVLATLDTGWVILNLSALSFLGLGVQAPTAEWGAMLSEAQKVMTIHPEQMLAPGLAILALVAAFNLLGDSLRDALDPKEGCR, encoded by the coding sequence ATGAGAGAGTTGTGTAACCGTCTGTTTCGCGATTATCTGGCAATGGGCAGCCTGGGGGTGATTGGGCTTACCCTGTTGGCCGGCTTGTTTGCCCCATGGCTGGCCTTGCACGATCCGAATCAAGTGGATGTGCTTCATAAATATGCGGGCGTCTCCTCTCAATATCCTCTGGGAGCAGACCAACTAGGGCGTTGTATCTATTCACGGCTGCTTTATGGCATCAGGACAACGGTTTTTTTATCTTTACTTACCATGGCGGCGACGATTACTGTGGGCGTTTTTTTCGGTTTGCTGGCCGGCAGTTTCCGAGGCTGGGTCGATGAAGGACTAATGCGCTTTGCCGATGTAATGCTGTCTTTTCCCAGCCAGGTGATGATCCTGGCCATTGTCGGCATGCTCGGCGTGGGGATCGGCAATGTGATTCTGGCGAATATTATTGTGAAATGGGCTTGGTATACCCGGATGGTTCGCAGCACGGTTCTTAAATATAGTCAAAAAAATTATATTCTTTTTTCGCGGGCTACCGGCAGCGGCAAGAGCTTTATTCTTTTTAAGCACCTATTGCCCAATGTTGCACCGGAAATTATCGTTTTGGCAACTCTGGATACAGGCTGGGTGATTTTGAATCTGTCGGCGCTGTCTTTTCTTGGTTTGGGTGTCCAGGCCCCAACCGCTGAGTGGGGGGCTATGCTGAGTGAAGCGCAGAAGGTGATGACCATTCATCCTGAGCAGATGCTGGCACCGGGACTGGCAATTTTGGCGCTGGTGGCAGCCTTTAATTTATTGGGAGACAGTTTGCGGGACGCACTGGACCCAAAGGAAGGGTGCAGATGA